One region of Oceanipulchritudo coccoides genomic DNA includes:
- the acnA gene encoding aconitate hydratase AcnA: protein MSVTSDPFSARKPFRSGELYSLPALEEQGLGPISRLPISIRVVLESVLRNCDGQRVHEADVRALAAYDAKNPGTKEIPFVVSRIVLQDFTGVPLLVDLAAMRDAVKSVGGDPAVIEPLVPVDLVVDHSVQVDRSGTASSFLDNLKIEFGRNRERYEFLKWGQQAFETFAVVPPAIGIVHQVNLEYLAKVVFERNGVYYPDTLVGTDSHTTMINGLGIVGWGVGGIEAEAGMLGQPIAFQTPEVIGVNLTGAMREGVTATDLTLRITQLLRAEKVVGKFVEFYGEGTESLSLPDRATIANMAPEYGATMGFFPIDEKTLNYMRMTGRSEESIEQVRDYYIEQKMFGIPKEGEIDYSKVLNLDLGTIVPSVAGPKRPQDRIDVPDLKNVFNGLMEMPVAEGGFGVEAGERGRSLEVEIEKPDNGGTLTATRSGLSHGSVVIAAITSCTNTSNPSVMIGAGLVAKKAVERGLEVNPIVKTSLAPGSRVVTEYLNKTGLQRYLDQLGFNLVGYGCTTCIGNSGPLDGPVEAAIEEGNLVTASVLSGNRNFEARVHSAVKANFLMSPPLVVAYALAGRVDIDLDTESLGNDSEGNPVYLKDIWPTHREIEEAVADGIRPAMYSSQYSDILNANPEWKEIESSTGAIYSWKDSSTYIQKPPFFDGFDLEVGSITTFEGMRPLALLGDSVTTDHISPAGNIPESGPAGRYLNEHGVERKDFNSFGSRRGNDRIMTRGTFANVRIKNRMADGKEGGYTKLMPEGEVVDIFDACQEYARRNTPLIVFGGVDYGMGSSRDWAAKGTNLLGVKVVVAKSYERIHRSNLIGMGVLPLEFKDGENVDSLSLDGSEVFNLKGLDNNLKPGQEVDLEIVRSNGNVDTVSLLVRIDTGIEVEYYRHGGILPYVLRSLLKNAK, encoded by the coding sequence ATGAGTGTAACAAGCGATCCATTTTCCGCCCGCAAGCCCTTCCGTTCCGGCGAACTGTACAGTCTGCCAGCTCTTGAGGAGCAGGGCCTCGGTCCAATTTCCCGTTTGCCGATCAGCATCCGGGTCGTTCTTGAGTCTGTCTTGAGAAATTGTGACGGACAGCGCGTCCACGAGGCAGACGTCCGTGCCCTTGCTGCCTACGATGCAAAAAATCCCGGGACAAAGGAGATTCCCTTTGTGGTCAGCCGCATCGTCCTGCAGGACTTCACCGGTGTTCCATTGCTTGTGGATCTCGCGGCGATGCGCGATGCGGTCAAGTCGGTCGGCGGCGACCCGGCTGTGATCGAGCCGCTGGTTCCTGTGGATCTGGTGGTGGACCACTCGGTCCAAGTTGACCGTTCAGGGACGGCCTCCTCCTTCCTCGACAACCTGAAGATCGAATTTGGCCGCAACCGTGAGCGGTATGAATTTCTCAAATGGGGCCAGCAGGCCTTTGAAACATTCGCCGTGGTGCCACCGGCGATCGGAATTGTCCACCAAGTGAATCTCGAATATCTCGCCAAGGTGGTTTTTGAGCGGAACGGAGTCTATTACCCGGATACGCTTGTCGGGACCGACTCCCACACGACCATGATCAATGGCTTGGGAATTGTTGGCTGGGGCGTTGGCGGAATTGAGGCCGAGGCAGGTATGCTTGGGCAGCCAATTGCTTTCCAGACCCCGGAAGTGATCGGTGTCAATCTCACTGGAGCGATGCGTGAAGGCGTGACCGCGACCGACCTGACCCTGCGGATTACCCAGTTGCTTCGTGCGGAGAAGGTGGTCGGAAAGTTCGTGGAATTCTATGGTGAGGGGACCGAGAGCCTCTCACTGCCGGACCGGGCCACTATTGCCAACATGGCACCCGAATATGGCGCCACGATGGGCTTTTTCCCGATCGATGAGAAGACCCTCAATTACATGCGCATGACCGGGCGCTCAGAGGAAAGTATCGAGCAGGTTCGCGACTATTATATTGAACAAAAGATGTTTGGTATCCCCAAGGAAGGTGAGATTGATTACAGCAAGGTGCTGAATCTCGACCTTGGCACCATTGTTCCGAGTGTCGCCGGGCCAAAGCGTCCGCAGGACCGCATCGATGTGCCTGACTTGAAGAATGTCTTCAATGGCTTGATGGAAATGCCTGTTGCTGAGGGCGGCTTCGGTGTTGAGGCAGGGGAGCGTGGTCGCTCGCTTGAGGTGGAAATTGAAAAGCCTGACAACGGTGGAACCCTCACGGCAACCCGCTCGGGCCTTTCGCATGGATCAGTCGTCATTGCCGCCATCACGAGCTGCACCAACACCTCGAATCCCTCGGTTATGATCGGGGCGGGCCTGGTGGCAAAGAAAGCCGTCGAGCGCGGTCTGGAGGTCAATCCTATTGTAAAGACCTCCCTCGCACCGGGTTCACGAGTGGTGACCGAATACTTAAACAAGACAGGTCTTCAACGCTATCTTGACCAGCTTGGTTTCAATCTTGTGGGTTATGGATGCACGACCTGTATCGGTAACAGCGGACCCCTCGATGGACCGGTTGAGGCGGCAATCGAGGAAGGTAATCTGGTGACAGCATCTGTTCTCAGCGGAAACCGCAACTTCGAGGCCCGGGTCCATAGCGCCGTGAAGGCGAATTTCCTCATGTCCCCGCCATTGGTGGTCGCCTACGCACTTGCCGGGCGTGTGGACATCGACCTCGATACGGAATCCCTCGGCAATGACTCGGAGGGCAATCCCGTTTATCTGAAGGATATCTGGCCGACCCATCGCGAAATTGAGGAGGCTGTGGCTGACGGGATTCGCCCGGCCATGTATTCCAGCCAGTACAGCGATATTTTGAATGCCAATCCTGAGTGGAAGGAAATCGAATCCTCCACCGGGGCCATTTATTCCTGGAAGGATTCGAGCACTTACATCCAGAAGCCGCCTTTCTTTGATGGCTTTGATTTGGAAGTTGGCTCAATCACAACCTTCGAGGGGATGCGCCCGCTGGCCCTGCTCGGGGATTCCGTGACAACCGACCACATTTCCCCAGCTGGTAATATTCCTGAATCCGGACCGGCTGGCCGTTACCTGAATGAGCACGGCGTGGAGAGGAAAGATTTTAATTCCTTCGGGTCACGGCGTGGTAATGACCGCATCATGACACGCGGAACCTTTGCCAACGTGCGCATTAAGAACCGAATGGCAGATGGGAAGGAAGGTGGTTACACCAAGCTCATGCCGGAAGGTGAAGTCGTGGACATCTTTGACGCCTGTCAGGAATATGCCAGGCGGAACACGCCACTGATTGTCTTTGGTGGAGTGGATTATGGAATGGGTTCAAGTCGTGACTGGGCCGCGAAGGGAACCAATCTTCTCGGGGTCAAGGTGGTCGTGGCAAAGAGTTACGAGCGCATCCACCGTTCCAACCTGATCGGCATGGGAGTGCTTCCCCTTGAATTCAAGGATGGCGAGAATGTTGATTCCCTTTCCCTCGATGGATCAGAGGTGTTTAATCTCAAGGGACTGGATAATAATTTGAAACCTGGCCAAGAGGTTGATCTTGAGATCGTCCGAAGTAACGGGA